A segment of the Desulfitobacterium dehalogenans ATCC 51507 genome:
TCTTGGAACTTATAATCCCCGACACCTAGAATCTCGTCCACAATTAGGATTTCCGGATTTACCATTGTAGCGACTGAGAATCCAAGACGTGCATACATACCGGATGAAAAATTCTTAAGAGGAACATCTTCAAACTCCCACAGCTCTGCAAAGTTCATAATTTCCTTATATCGTTTCTGCATATATTTCCCACTGTATCCCATTACTGCACCATTCATAAAAACATTTTCTTTAGCAGTAAGATCGGCATCAAAGCCAGCTCCCAGCTCAATAAGCGGTGCGACTGTCCCTTCAATTTTTATATTTCCCAACGTAGGTTTCAATACCCCGGCTACCAATTTAAGCAAGGTTGATTTCCCAGCTCCGTTTAAGCCAACCAGTCCGAAGACCTCACCTTTTTTTATCTCCAGCGATACATCCCGCAGTGCCCAGAACTCATCAAAGAACAGTTGCCTTTTCAGCATACGAATAAAATATTCTTTTAGACTGTCAACACGTTCTCTGCTTAAGTTAAAACGCATAGATATGTTTTCTATTTTTATAGCTATATCATTACTCATAAGTTCACCCTAAATATGCAAAATAAATTGATCTTGTTTTTTATAAAAAACGAAAAGCCCAACAGCGACAGATACAAAAGCAAGAGTCAAGCAGACAATATTCTGCCAGATAGTAGGCATTCCGCCATAAATGGATACTGTTCGAAAATACTCTACAAAATGATACATGGGGTTCAAGGATATTACCAGCCGGAAATGTTCAGGAATAATACTGATAGGATAGAATATCGGCGTTAAATATGTGAGAGCTGTAATCAAAATTCCGTATAAATACATCATATCGCGAAAAAAAACAACTGCCGCTGACAATATCAACCCAACTCCCAAAGAAAAGATAAAAATATAGATAATTGGAACAATCATAAGAAGCATCGTTAGATGAAAAGAGCTTTGCGTGAGTACCATGACTAGTATCAAAGCCACCAGCGATAAAGTAAAGTTCACCAAGCTGGACAATAATCGTGAAAGCGGAAAAATATATTTCGGCATATTTACCTTCTTTATCATACTTGCCCCGTTCAGGACCGAAGTCATCGCCATATTGGTAGACTCGCTAAAAAAAGAAAAAACAATCTGCCCGCTTAATAAATAGACTGGGTAATTTTCAATATCAAATCGGAACAGAGTCGAGAATACAATAGTCAAGATGATCATGGTAAACAGTGGATTAAGAATCGTCCACAATATTCCAAGGACAGAACGCTTGTACTTAGCCTTAAAGTCCCTCCTGACCAATTGATAAAGCAAAGGTTGATACTTAAATAGCTTAGCTAAATACGGTGTTATGGCTTTCCATTTATAAATCGCCGAAACAATAATAATAATTGTCAAGGACATAAACCCACTGATTGTAAATAGCCGCATACTTTTCCAGTGCAGGTCTGTCTCATTCTCAAAAACCAGCCATGTATTGTAAATGAAAATAAACAATAGTAAAGCCGTTAAAATGGACCATATTGCAATATATTTCAATTTTGACCCCAAATCTCTAACACGTCCAATCTCTATATATTCTGTTTTATAGAAACTGCTTCATACCAACCTTGCAGCCTGTTTGCCTCTTCTATTATATCATACCCCGCCTGTTCCAGTTCTTCGTTCTGTGTCTGTCTCTCATAAGATCCAGCTTTGATCAGCGCCAACACCTTCTCCGCCCACACAGAAGCAGGCTGAGACAAATTGCAATACTCCATCAGGTCTGTAATCTTCGCTTCTCTCGGCACAGCTTCGGATACAATTGTCAGTAGCCCGGCTGCCTGAGCTTCGATAACCGCCATTCCAAGGCCTTCATAGTGAGATGGGAAGAGAAAGACATCCATGGCTTGCAGGATGTCATTGACATTGTTTCGTATTCCCAGGAATAAGGCTGAACCTGTCAAGCCGAAGGATTCAGCCTTTTGTCGGATTTCTTGTTCCAACTCCCCAGAGCCAACCATGACCAGAACTGCATCCGCATTTTCTTTATGTATTTCACTAAATATATCAATCAGAAAATCATGGTTCTTCTGGTAAACAAATCTTCCTACATGCCCAACGACAAGTTTTCCATCAAGATGGAACTCTCGCCGTATTCGGTTACGCACCTGTTCATTGTACGAGAACTTTTCTATATCAATAGCATTCTTAATCAAACGCACTTTCCCTGAGTCATAAAAGCTCTCCCCGAACAGCCATTTCCCAGCAAAAGCTGAGCAAGCGCAATAGTGCGTGGCAAAAAGTCTGGCCAACAGACGCAAGACGTATTTCATTTTCGTCTTTTTTCCTTCACCCGACGCAGCGGTGCTGTGGTTATGAGTTATTCTAACAGGAACACCTGCTCTCCATGCCGCATAGAGCGGAAACACGTTTAAAGTATTCAAATGGGCATGGACCATCTGGTAGCGGTTTTCCTTAAATATTTTAGACCATTGGTTTACGCTTTCAAACACATTCTGTTCATAAGGAGCTACTTTATAGATACATCCGCCCAATTGGAGGATTTCTTCATCGACTGGGGTCTCGTCATATCCATCTATAATAAAATCAAACTGAATCCTCTCGCGGTTGATATGTCGATAGTATTCCATTACAACAGTATCGACTCCGCTTAAGTTAGCCTTGCCGATGACCTGCGCTATCCGAATCGGTTCGTTTACCATTGATCTCTCGCTTTCTTTAATACGCATTCTCATTCGCAAACCCTTTAAATACCGTCACAACTAATATCTTTAAATCAAACATAAACGTCCAATTCTCAATATAGTAGATATCACATTCAATCCTCTTGCGAATCGAAGTATCTCCCCGCCAGCCGTTAACCTGCGCCCAGCCGGTTATACCCGGCCGTACATGATGCTTAATCATGTATCGGGGGATCTTCTCCTTGAATTGCTCTACAAAAAAAGGGCGCTCCGGCCTAGGTCCCACCAGACTCATATCCCCTTTAAGGACGTTCCAAAGCTGTGGCAGTTCATCAAGACTGGTTTTGCGCAATACATTTCCCAGCCTTGTTTTGCGATTGTCTTCCTTTGTAGTCCATTCCTTGTCCGATTCCTCAATAGTCTGCACTCTCATCGTACGGAATTTGTACATCATAAAATTCTTCTTATTTAACCCAACCCTCTCCTGAGAGAAAATGACAGACCCGGGAGAATCGACCTTAATACCGATGATTATAATTAGAAATACGGGTAAGCAAATGACTAATCCTACAAAGGATACGGCAATATCAAAAAATCTCTTAGCTAATGCCTTCAAAAAATTGTCCAAGGGAACATGTCGTATATTGATGAGAGGAATACCATCCACCTCATCTATCTGAGGTTTTGCCGGGATAAAGCGGGCATAATCCGGAACGATTTGGGTACGAACACCACTTTTTTCACAGATTTTAATAATATTTCTAAAGATGACATAATCCTTTGTACTGATTGTTATAAAGATTTCATCGATCTTGCTTTCTATAATAATATTTTCCAGATCGCTGATTCCACCAATTACTGTGACTCCAGCCAGTTTTTTACCTACTGATGTAGTCTCATCAACAATTCCAATAATCTCATAGCCAAGATATCGATTTTCTTTGAGGGCATTAGCAAGCCTTCTAGCCAATCTTCCCGTACCGACAATTAAAACGTGTTTTTTGTTATACCCTTTTTCACGGATATTATTGAGTATTGCTCTAAGCGTCACCCGCTCTGCTACGGTAAAGATACTTGTAAGAATTACAAAATAGATAAGAACCTGGCGGGAATA
Coding sequences within it:
- a CDS encoding ABC transporter ATP-binding protein, whose product is MSNDIAIKIENISMRFNLSRERVDSLKEYFIRMLKRQLFFDEFWALRDVSLEIKKGEVFGLVGLNGAGKSTLLKLVAGVLKPTLGNIKIEGTVAPLIELGAGFDADLTAKENVFMNGAVMGYSGKYMQKRYKEIMNFAELWEFEDVPLKNFSSGMYARLGFSVATMVNPEILIVDEILGVGDYKFQEKCNQRINELMSGGTTVLMVSHSNDILKKYCARVAWLEKGILKEVGPSEEVCSKYEAM
- a CDS encoding ABC transporter permease; translation: MKYIAIWSILTALLLFIFIYNTWLVFENETDLHWKSMRLFTISGFMSLTIIIIVSAIYKWKAITPYLAKLFKYQPLLYQLVRRDFKAKYKRSVLGILWTILNPLFTMIILTIVFSTLFRFDIENYPVYLLSGQIVFSFFSESTNMAMTSVLNGASMIKKVNMPKYIFPLSRLLSSLVNFTLSLVALILVMVLTQSSFHLTMLLMIVPIIYIFIFSLGVGLILSAAVVFFRDMMYLYGILITALTYLTPIFYPISIIPEHFRLVISLNPMYHFVEYFRTVSIYGGMPTIWQNIVCLTLAFVSVAVGLFVFYKKQDQFILHI
- a CDS encoding glycosyltransferase family 1 protein, whose product is MRMRIKESERSMVNEPIRIAQVIGKANLSGVDTVVMEYYRHINRERIQFDFIIDGYDETPVDEEILQLGGCIYKVAPYEQNVFESVNQWSKIFKENRYQMVHAHLNTLNVFPLYAAWRAGVPVRITHNHSTAASGEGKKTKMKYVLRLLARLFATHYCACSAFAGKWLFGESFYDSGKVRLIKNAIDIEKFSYNEQVRNRIRREFHLDGKLVVGHVGRFVYQKNHDFLIDIFSEIHKENADAVLVMVGSGELEQEIRQKAESFGLTGSALFLGIRNNVNDILQAMDVFLFPSHYEGLGMAVIEAQAAGLLTIVSEAVPREAKITDLMEYCNLSQPASVWAEKVLALIKAGSYERQTQNEELEQAGYDIIEEANRLQGWYEAVSIKQNI
- a CDS encoding undecaprenyl-phosphate glucose phosphotransferase, which codes for MIRENQKTLNKIQVILDLSMVVIALVLAYWLRFLNYEGDHLEFESYIPTLALLVPLHFFLYYFLGLYEARRRKSLSFEVGKIIQANFLSTMILFTLLYIIKEIHYSRQVLIYFVILTSIFTVAERVTLRAILNNIREKGYNKKHVLIVGTGRLARRLANALKENRYLGYEIIGIVDETTSVGKKLAGVTVIGGISDLENIIIESKIDEIFITISTKDYVIFRNIIKICEKSGVRTQIVPDYARFIPAKPQIDEVDGIPLINIRHVPLDNFLKALAKRFFDIAVSFVGLVICLPVFLIIIIGIKVDSPGSVIFSQERVGLNKKNFMMYKFRTMRVQTIEESDKEWTTKEDNRKTRLGNVLRKTSLDELPQLWNVLKGDMSLVGPRPERPFFVEQFKEKIPRYMIKHHVRPGITGWAQVNGWRGDTSIRKRIECDIYYIENWTFMFDLKILVVTVFKGFANENAY